The proteins below come from a single Rosa rugosa chromosome 2, drRosRugo1.1, whole genome shotgun sequence genomic window:
- the LOC133733709 gene encoding DENN domain and WD repeat-containing protein SCD1-like isoform X1, whose protein sequence is MKVGLGLPDLDAWYMIETIAEKNNIGYTQFIKLRGLLSHVQQLQIGYWGISSFKAQSMSHGLASPRSKDAAVESQQPAEASGVGRSWVQSMFSRDNSTRLNSFSRVRKWTSDGGSPGISVAKISCLHFMFFRYITIISCHEATNENGTSRKRELSAAGQKKTQTNVRVLRGHTGPITALHCVTRREVWDLVGDREDAGFFISGSTDCTWAAKTQKVYTQEELDEVRIEVADYLQTLL, encoded by the exons ATGAAGGTTGGACTAGGACTTCCTGATCTTGATGCATGGTACATGATTGAAACAATAGCTGAGAAGAACAACATTGGATACACACAATTT ATAAAGCTGAGGGGGTTATTGTCGCATGTTCAACAACTACAAATTGGTTACTGGGGAATCAGTTCTTTCAAGGCCCAATCCATGTCTCATGGATTAGCATCTCCACGTTCAAAAGATGCTGCAGTTGAGAGTCAGCAACCTGCCGAGGCCTCCGGTGTTGGGAGGAGTTGGGTTCAGAGCATGTTCAGCAGGGATAATTCAACCAGATTAAACTCTTTCAGTCGTGTTCGCAAATGGACTTCTGATGGTGGCTCTCCAGGTATTTCAGTTGCTAAAATTAGTTGCTTGCATTTTATGTTTTTTCGATACATCACCATAATTTCTTGTCATGAAGCTACAAATGAAAATGGGACATCTCGTAAGCGAGAATTATCTGCAGCTGGACAGAAGAAAACCCAAACCAATGTTCGAGTACTTAGAGGCCATACTGGCCCTATCACTGCTCTACATTGTGTAACAAGGAGGGAAGTTTGGGATCTAGTGGGTGACCGTGAAGACGCAGGTTTCTTCATCAGTGGGAGCACAGACTGCACG TGGGCAGCGAAGACTCAGAAAGTATACACCCAAGAGGAACTTGACGAGGTCCGCATTGAAGTAGCTGACTATTTGCAGACTTTGCTAtag
- the LOC133733709 gene encoding DENN domain and WD repeat-containing protein SCD1-like isoform X2: protein MKVGLGLPDLDAWYMIETIAEKNNIGYTQFIKLRGLLSHVQQLQIGYWGISSFKAQSMSHGLASPRSKDAAVESQQPAEASGVGRSWVQSMFSRDNSTRLNSFSRVRKWTSDGGSPGISVAKISCLHFMFFRYITIISCHEATNENGTSRKRELSAAGQKKTQTNVRVLRGHTGPITALHCVTRREVWDLVGDREDAGFFISGSTDCTVKIWDPSLPVDYDLCY from the exons ATGAAGGTTGGACTAGGACTTCCTGATCTTGATGCATGGTACATGATTGAAACAATAGCTGAGAAGAACAACATTGGATACACACAATTT ATAAAGCTGAGGGGGTTATTGTCGCATGTTCAACAACTACAAATTGGTTACTGGGGAATCAGTTCTTTCAAGGCCCAATCCATGTCTCATGGATTAGCATCTCCACGTTCAAAAGATGCTGCAGTTGAGAGTCAGCAACCTGCCGAGGCCTCCGGTGTTGGGAGGAGTTGGGTTCAGAGCATGTTCAGCAGGGATAATTCAACCAGATTAAACTCTTTCAGTCGTGTTCGCAAATGGACTTCTGATGGTGGCTCTCCAGGTATTTCAGTTGCTAAAATTAGTTGCTTGCATTTTATGTTTTTTCGATACATCACCATAATTTCTTGTCATGAAGCTACAAATGAAAATGGGACATCTCGTAAGCGAGAATTATCTGCAGCTGGACAGAAGAAAACCCAAACCAATGTTCGAGTACTTAGAGGCCATACTGGCCCTATCACTGCTCTACATTGTGTAACAAGGAGGGAAGTTTGGGATCTAGTGGGTGACCGTGAAGACGCAGGTTTCTTCATCAGTGGGAGCACAGACTGCACG GTTAAGATCTGGGATCCTAGTTTACCCGTTGATTATGACTTATGCTATTGA
- the LOC133733709 gene encoding DENN domain and WD repeat-containing protein SCD1-like isoform X3 produces MKVGLGLPDLDAWYMIETIAEKNNIGYTQFIKLRGLLSHVQQLQIGYWGISSFKAQSMSHGLASPRSKDAAVESQQPAEASGVGRSWVQSMFSRDNSTRLNSFSRVRKWTSDGGSPATNENGTSRKRELSAAGQKKTQTNVRVLRGHTGPITALHCVTRREVWDLVGDREDAGFFISGSTDCTWAAKTQKVYTQEELDEVRIEVADYLQTLL; encoded by the exons ATGAAGGTTGGACTAGGACTTCCTGATCTTGATGCATGGTACATGATTGAAACAATAGCTGAGAAGAACAACATTGGATACACACAATTT ATAAAGCTGAGGGGGTTATTGTCGCATGTTCAACAACTACAAATTGGTTACTGGGGAATCAGTTCTTTCAAGGCCCAATCCATGTCTCATGGATTAGCATCTCCACGTTCAAAAGATGCTGCAGTTGAGAGTCAGCAACCTGCCGAGGCCTCCGGTGTTGGGAGGAGTTGGGTTCAGAGCATGTTCAGCAGGGATAATTCAACCAGATTAAACTCTTTCAGTCGTGTTCGCAAATGGACTTCTGATGGTGGCTCTCCAG CTACAAATGAAAATGGGACATCTCGTAAGCGAGAATTATCTGCAGCTGGACAGAAGAAAACCCAAACCAATGTTCGAGTACTTAGAGGCCATACTGGCCCTATCACTGCTCTACATTGTGTAACAAGGAGGGAAGTTTGGGATCTAGTGGGTGACCGTGAAGACGCAGGTTTCTTCATCAGTGGGAGCACAGACTGCACG TGGGCAGCGAAGACTCAGAAAGTATACACCCAAGAGGAACTTGACGAGGTCCGCATTGAAGTAGCTGACTATTTGCAGACTTTGCTAtag
- the LOC133734121 gene encoding uncharacterized protein LOC133734121 encodes MHCLICIRRLKIFRLLVFGDYMLLLCAPEDTIKGCGDLLVPGDVGVIRSSEGVAPLFQTGSSGSSNLFKLPAAAVLATFDSDFAYNYLSGTIPKEWASSLQ; translated from the exons ATGCACTGCCTGATTTGCATTAGGAGGTTGAAAATTTTCAGGCTTTTAGTGTTTGGTGATTATATGCTTCTTTTATGTGCACCAGAAGATACCATTAAGGGTTGTGGAGATTTGTTGGTGCCAGGAGATGTAGGAGTTATTCGTTCTTCTGAAGGTGTTGCCCCATTGTTTCAAACTGGAAGCTCTGGTAGCTCAAATCTATTTAAGTTGCCAGCTGCTGCAGTCCTTGCAACTTTTGACAG TGATTTTGCTTACAACTATCTTAGTGGTACAATACCAAAGGAATGGGCTTCAAGCTTGCAGTGA